The following nucleotide sequence is from Salvia miltiorrhiza cultivar Shanhuang (shh) chromosome 7, IMPLAD_Smil_shh, whole genome shotgun sequence.
AACGTCGTTTTATTAAGTATCCGACACGTCCACGTCAGATAATTCCGATTCCACGTGTGTACtgatttggccggaaaatcTGTCATGAAAAAATTGGGAAAAATCAATAGTTGGTGGATTTTTCTGGGAACTTCAAAGATTGAGGTAAAAAACAAAAAgtgactatagtttaaggatttagatgcaattaacccaacaTTAATATACATACTTATCAATAAATTAGCTTATAAATTAATTCTTTATATTTATTTCGTATGATAGAAAGGGAAGAAATACCAGCAAATTATTAAAAACCAGCAAATAAATCACTTTTATGAGATTAATATTCAAGTAAAATGAAATGCTAgcatttcattttatatatttagaGCGCTCTAAAAATATGGTGTTCGTCATTTATATTTCatgataatataaattttaaaaatgtataataaaataataatggtTAACTAGTAGTACAAAGTTGCCACcatacaataattaaattaagcaataaataaaaatagacaaATATTTCACTATTCGTTAGTCAAAAGTTTTGTTGGCAATGGAGCGCAAGTAATTAAAGTTCATTCAAGAAGCAATTCTGATCACAAATTTGTCTCAGATATTTACGAATAAATACAAAAAGGTGTATAGTATCCCTCCATGAATGCTGGGGAATTTCTTCAGTCTAACATATATAGTAATCATTTACGacataaatgattttttttcccGTAAAAAGTAtgagtagtgctatttggacaaaatatatatatttgaataaaataaatttaaatacttaaaatttttgatttatttaaaaaaataattcaaattttaaaaagatttaattactttttttgtaatttttgtgcttaaaattataaatattattattaaaaaattacaaaaaaaactacaatgttTCTCCACACTAAAACTAACTcaattcttttaaaatttgaacaatttttttttaaataaatcaattttgtaAAGTatgtaacatttttttatttgaacatATTTTATCCAAATAGCATTGTTGAAAAAGTAATAAGAGATTCGATGCAACTCGTGAGGACATAAAAAATTACTCATTCCATCCCATTAATAATGACTCGCTTTCTTTTTTCGTCTGTCTCATTAATAATGGCTAAGTAAAAAACGGAAATCGCTTGCTCTCATAAAAAAGTTGTGGATTCCACTATTTTCTATCACTGTTATCTTTGAATTACTCTTCTTTTTAATAATCGTGctaatagggatgtcaatctagcccAAAACCCGTGAGCTGGCCCGATTAACCTGCTATCcaagagggttagggttgaatattttcaacctGAAAAAAgttacaacccgattagcccggcACCCGATAGGGTCGGCCCGACTATCCGATGGGCTAACCTGAAACCCGAATActtaaaattgaatatttagatataaaaataaaaaaatgacaaaatattataaagtctcaccattttatttttctgtattttctgagatgctttgattctatgaattcaaactatcgttggatattttattgttttttcgttagcaaagttgaacattttattgttaccaacttattttatatgttatgtatcTTGgtgttttttttcaatattttatatttttgcattccATGCCTGCTacataatttatatctttgatttttatgtatattttatacattatacattagatcattaaaaataacgaAATAcagatgattattttatttttacgcatttaagcagaatagcccgatgggctagcccgaaacccgaacgtttagggttagtgtttgaaaatttataatccGATAAAATCCCCAGCCCGATTAACCCGAAACCCAATAGGGCTTGCCCGATTGACATACCTACGTGCTAAACAATAATGAGTTGTTAttagtgggacgaagggagtataaacaTTATACTTGTTTGTTTACGTGGCATGTTTATGTTGATCAACTTCTTTTCTACacgaaatttaagaaattagtgttttaaatatgtttgataataaagtgaataaatgatttgatgtttttttatttatatttattttatataagaaaattgatcaacttagttGAGACTGCTCATAAAGTAATATTGATCAAGTTAGTTGAAAGAAGAGAATAATTTTTAAGAAAGTTTAATTTTATCTTATGGCTTCTTCCAATTAATCCAATTTTTATTATAGTATGCAATCGTATATCTTTTgataaattcaatttaaaaagTATTGACACGACGGTTAAActgtaattttaaaatatgaaaaaaggACAGAGAGAGAAACAAATAGCATTAAAATACACGAGACGACATAATTGATCTTCTACTGAAAATTCTACTGCGATGTCAGTTGTATTTATTTTACATCGGCATCATGTACTATTGTACTATATCtttattcataaaataaattaataaacgagtaaaaaactaaaaaagttCTGCTTCTGTGTGACGACATGTATTtggttataaataaattttctgcGTAAAAACATGTTTGTGTAAAGGTGTAGGTGATGATATAAATATACTCCCTTCCTTAATTATAAGCAATAATCTTAAAAAAGAATGGCACATGcgtttaataaaaataattgaatttattgtggttgaaaaaaaaatgttatttaaaaattaatgttaataatgataataatatattgagagtggagaaaaagttcgCCATGtgatagaaaaaataaataaatagatgtAGTAAGAATAATAAATTGTGAtgtattattcaaaaataaaaagtaattaatttttatagatgtcctaaaataataaaaaataaatattttttcatggaTAGATGAAGTATGTATTAAACTTTTTATTGGTATTTGGCATTTAAATTAGTctagaaaatgaaattaaaatgatttagttactaaaaaaaatccttcttcttcttttcttttttatgtgAAGTTAGCCAAAAAACGTCAACTCCCTTATTCGTGGAGCCAACAAAATACAAGAAAATGTTACTTTTGTGTTTTTCTTTCCACAAAATATACAAACTTGTTTAGTGGAGTAAAATATCTGCACCAAAAATATCACGTGCCATGTTTAGcgaaaaaaaatgcaataactCGCAAAACCAAAAATACAAATAAGATTTGAgacttaattaatattatataaactttaatattatatttaataataactAATACAAAACACACGatcctttataaattaaaaattcaaaaatattatactgatttAAGTGATTTTGTATACCACTTACGAGAGTGGTATAcgtaatacaaattttaattataataattattaattttatataatcttaatacatcatattaaaaattatattatatttaaagatattttaatacattctaCTAAATATGTCGttagtataatatataatattccaAATTACATCTCAAATAAATGTATCACATTTTTTATCCCATACCCCCGTATCAAATGAGAGCCACTGCAATATTTGCATCCTCATTAATTAGTCATCAAATGAACGCGcaccaaaaaaagaagaagaaaaaagacaatatgaaatttacaaaaataaaaataaaataagaatatgaactctaattaacaTACTCCTTAATATGAAACTAGAGTGAACAAAGTCAAATTGAgagtttcttttttttgagaagaaaaGGGAAATTGAGAATTGAAATGCCATAGATATATATTTCTACATCATAATTAAAGCACAATTAAATGTTTCCCTAATCACAACATTACCTTAATTGGGAAGCACCACATCTCACAAGCTACCTTACAACATCATTAATACTAGAAAGCTAATTACTTATTTTCTTCACCTAATATTATCAAAACCAAAATAGCACTTAGCactacaatatatataatatttattaatatagataaatatatatatatatatataataatttcctAATTAATTAGCTAATATAAATTCCCTCACTCACAACTCCAACTTCAACAAGCTTTGGCACGAGGCTATTATTCAAGTGCAACGCCACCACGCTCTCCAGCCCGCCCACGCACGCGCCGCCGATGTAGAGAGCCGGCGCGGCGGCGCGATTAAGGGCGgcgatctcgtcctcctccagCTCGATGACGGTGGGGTGGACGCCGACGGCGGAGAGGAGGCGCTTCATGACGTGGCACATGCAGCAGGCGGAGCGCGCGAAGATGATCACCGGATTCTCGGAGGTGAGGCGGCGGAGGCGCGTCTCGGTGGACTCGGCGACGTCGATGGCGAGCGGCGAGGCGGCGCTCGGGGTCAGCTCGAGGCGGATACCGCCGTCGCCGTCCCCCGGCAGCGCGTAGCGGCGGAGGCCCTGCATCGGAGGAAGTGATTCGCCCTTTTTTCTGTTGCCGGCGCCGGTTTGGGAGGCGGCGGAGGGCGGTGGTTGGTTTGGGGGGAATGAGTGAGCGGAGGAGAAATGGTGTGTGGGATTACTATATATATGGGAAATTTACATCTAAaaacattttatataaaatagttacttattaaatttatttattcatttttagtgAGAGAAAGCTTAGCAATAAGTATTTGATTTGTCTTAAGAAATACATCTGATTTGTCACGATGAAGATGCAAATCAATTgataaggttttttttttttccgatcAGTGTGTCAGACGTTCAAGTTATATATTTAGgttagatttccaaattttatGACTTATATTGTTTTTCAATACTTTATACTGTCTTATTCAATATTAGAGCACCCGCAGTGGGTGTTCTGATAGGGGGTCTCGAGTCACTCATCCTATCGGGTCATCCACTGCAGCCTCCTCTCACTTGAGTGTGACCTGATCTATCAGGTCAAGcctgatatttttaaaattagatGCGTGTTTTACACGTcccttaattttaaaatttcggccAAAATCAATTCAGTtccttaattttaaaatttgaagctTACATAATGCCCTTAAATTTGAAACAGATCAATTCAGTTCCTTTCGATTCCTCAATTGTAAATGATGGATAAAAAATAAGtaagtattatatattttttttcattttctttatcatgtgtttactaaaaaaaattcattagtaaattgtgttatttaaatttaaatgaaaaatacaaaaatcaaaactaaaaaaatcagaTCAGCTATCATGTCATCCCACTACGGCCTCCTTAACCCAATATGGTCCCTCCCACTATCAGGTCAGCTTTCAGGTCACCCCTACTGCTGATGCTCTTATATACTagcttattcattattttcatttcttaCGAAAAATAGCATTCTCATTAGAAGCTAACCCTATAAAAATAATCTTTTTGTCTTATAAAAATAATCCTAATTTTTCTGtatgggatgtccacaaaaaaatcaTATTCTATTTATGAATACTACTATCTTATAATAAATTACCCTCCATATATTATCTTATTTATACCTATTCTATCATATGGTGAGACTTTTTTATCcattcacaatataattaattatcatttttaatGATACCTTTGAGGTGAGacaccctttctccactcatgatacacataattaattttattaaaactcgtgtcacacTCTTTTCTAATATTAGATGAAATAACTTTTTACTATAAAAACAAAAGatattatattatactccctccgtctaatGCAATGTATCACTTGAGGAACgacacaaatttaaaaaatatgcgATAGATAATTTATTGATCAGTGGTTGTAGTTGAATCAGATCATGTAGAAATGACAAATGAGTGATTGTTgtcaaaaatagaaaatgaggtCATGCCCAAAATAGACGTGCGTGGTACATTTTTAtaggacggacgaaaatgaaaaaaaaatacattctTATGGAACGAAAGGAGTATAATGAATCATAATTTGtttttatcactaaaaatttaaattttaaaaaaattatatattctaaTTTGAAATAATTGACCCTAAtgtcaattattaattcaaataaatgtgaaaaaataattataaatcttaatTGAATGAATAAATCCTAATTAATTATCTTAATATTATACTacaaaatagtaataataaattaaaattaaaaaattaattaaaaactataataaatttaaagcGGAATACAATAAGACACAATAAGTCGTGAGATAAAGGATTCATCTAATTTGAATGTATGTAAATATAAGCGAGTGTGTATATGGCGGCATCATATTTGAGACATTGGTTGATAGTTTATTTATAAGTACAGGGTCTATCTAATTCCTCACCCGTCGGgtgttaaaaaaaaagaaaaagaaaaaagaaaaaagaaaaaagaaaaaagcgaGCTAGTGTGCACATGTAATTCTAATTTGTTTGACCAATTTATgaaatttaacttaattaaaatttgattcgTAATATTGATCACAAGTCTAATAGCCATCTCGGTATACCGCTTGAAAAGGCCACTTGCATATTTGTCTTGATTGTTGAAATGCAAATCCAACGCATAAAATTAAGCTCAAACATAGAACAAGATCCATAGTGGATGTAAATATGTAATTATTTAGACTGATTAGTGCTCTTAATACAAACTCGTTTGGTGCGCGGtatgagatcatgtgtgatacatcgtattaatattatatttgataaaatatattaaaatatttctaAAATATACTTCTTCCGTCCCAATTTAAATGGTGcacttcttttcgacacgagatttaagaagaataaaattatagtgtaaaagtgtgtgtggccatattatttgtagtgtaaaattattacaaaaaatagaGACGCACCAGTTTAATTGAGCCGGCTCAGAAAGAAATACGCACCCTTTAaattgggacggaaggagtaatatatatgttgtttggtatgatgtattaagattgtataaaattaataatagttataattaaaatttgtatatttatacCACCTCCGTAGATGGCATATAGAATCACTCAAATtagtatactccctccgtcccacgaagtaTGACactgttttcttttttgtttgtcccacgaagcttgacctgtttctaaaaatgacaaaaaatttaccatttattcaccttttcactttttcacctatcatacttaacacacaaaataacaatttattaattttcgtgccgaaaagaactaggtCATGCTttatgggacggaaggagtaatatttttgggcttttaatttataaaggatAGTGTGTGTttcgtattattttttttaccaaataatatgttatatatatatatatatatatatatatatatatatatatatatatataaaaaataaaattgagagTATCGTTTCATTTTGTAAACGATACTCTCATTCTTATTTGCACATTTAAGTCGAAATGGAtgcatagatttatttaattcatttttttccccTTATAATTTGCTCCCATCTCGTTTTGACATTAAAATTTTTACACAGTCAACCATAATACTTTGTGACTAACTATAAAATCGTGCTCTTGAACTGATCCAAATTGTAACAAAATGTATTATATATAGAGAGCTAGtgaaatgttatgctacataccttatgtgaaaACCGCTCACGTTTAGTATTAGTTAAgcttatcttttttgttttagacatttatttttattctaatacttcataaattgttattaggatcattaattttataaatcacataaaaattaaagttcaatttgttttttttattaattatttgaagttaaagggaatatgaacaaatcgaactttaatttttatgtaatttatcaaattaatgatctcaattACAATTTACGAAGTATCAGAATAAATTAAACTATGTGtctaaaacaaaaacaagataACGCTAACGCTAAACGTGAGCGGTCACATAAGGAGCTCATATAAgatatgtagcataacatttctctctttatatataatataaattaataagagagaaaattttattatgattttggATAGTTTAATATGATATAGATCGACCAATTATCTAGTCAAAGTGCGGTCACCTTAATTAATTACgttacaatttaattaaatcataattattaattattaaattttaattaactcacAATCAACTACtactatttattaataattgtgTATTTAGACGTACACAAGTTGTTGTCATAGCTAAATCAATTTTTGTTTAGTTTAATCAagtaattttgttttaaattaccgattcaaatatttagatttGAACGAACCAAAATGAACTTGAGACTGCACGCGAAACTTAAAAGAGCAAGTTTGATAAAGGGTTAAAAGTTTGTTATGTTATCGCGTTTTcaacattttttataaaaatgttttgaagttttattttcaccttaaaatttcgaattttcaattcattttataaattatttcgCTATATAAAATTTAGTGATAAAAAGATGACTTTATCTTGTGggatgaaatattttgagtgTCGTCATTATTATgaattatcattattaaaaaatactaaaaatttgagattttttgtcatctttctatcaataaattttatatacaaaataatttaaggaaaaaaattgaaacttagaattttttttaaatatttaaagaaaatattgaaagtttAGAACATAATATACTATAATCTTTTATAAAATTGaagtataattaaaatttaaaaagaatgagacattgATTTGTGGGCCCCGCATGAGGACATGGGTTACATCAGCGATAGCAACATGCGACGTTATTAATAAATCACGACTAATTTGTCACAACATTATAGTACTCTTTTATTATGAGTGTCATTTTGGTGGATGTAAGAGTAATAAATACTGTTGGTCTCACGCCACTCAATTATTTTTGGTTGGATCCTTGATATTCATATTAATTACGTACATACCAGTCAACCAGTCAACATTgtacaaacaagatttatagtttaaaataaatttattgtaaaaaaaataatttaaaaaaataatttttttgaatttaagaTCACAAAATTAATTCAAAGAAGAGCATAGTTACCGACGAAATCGACTTTCTGAATTTATGAAATTTGTCTTGTTGAAAATAGTGATTACATtatttaaggatttataaaaACTAATTTTAGAAAAGTAAAAATTAGAGTTAGGTAGCAACTATGTTCAACTTAAAGTTTTACACATTGACGATGGTGAAGAAGACGACACCCTCATCTAATACCATGGTGGCGAAAGTCATGGCAGTTTTTCATGATATCATTTACACAGACTCCATGCTCGTAGCTCGCGTCATGGCCAGGGACGGATTTACATTGGGGCTGCACTGGGCTGGAGCCCAGTGCAACCCCAAACTTTCTTCTACATATatgtactccttccgtcctATTATTTATGGGACGTTACTgttcggcacagagattaagaagagtataattaagggaattagagcatccacaatggtgggtgcgatggccggatcgaacccggcctatcgcacccaccaCCATTGTCGCACCCGGGTGTGAAGGAGGGGAGGCGAAGCTACGCACTCGTGAATAGTGGGTGCGATGGAGGgggcgtgtaaaacacgcgccccttttcggccgaaaaaaaaaaattaaaaaactagcCGTTTTCGACCGTTTTTACTTTTCCGTTgcagatttttctttttcttttttttttaatttctatactccctctatatatacatatacaacctcattctcttcttcatcatctatCATTCATCCATTCTACTCATTCATCCATTCCCCTCATCTTctaaattatttcaacaaatagcaatggaaggcgattggagcaactattggcgtgaacatcctcaaaatccatcccccggCGAATCAAATGCTTCCAGGCAAGGATTCTCGCCGTTCACGCAAGAATCCAATGCCTTTCAAGCAGCGGGCACCAATTTGAACCCCCGTTTTGCCGCCGTTGCCGAGCCCGAGCccgacgtggaggagattgcttctatgccgGCGGCATCCAAACGTAGCAACTATTATCCGGCAGAAACGGTGCTAATTTGCCGTTTGTATTGCGAGCACACCCACGACTCTGTGGTGGGTGTCGATCAAAAAGGGGCGAAGTTTTGGGGCTCCCTCTGCGCCGAGTACAACGCTAAAAGGCCCGAAGGATCTATTTCACGCGACGTCacgcaaatcaaatctcactttcaacgGGTGTCGAAGGATACGAAGAGGTTTGaggccatgcacaaaaaatgCCATGATCAATGGAAATCAGGCATGAGTGATATTCAAATCCTGGAGCAAGCAGAGGCAATGTGGCTAGCCGAGTACCGTGTTCCGTTCCGGTATTCGCATGCATGGAAGATCTTGCGCGAGTCGAAGAAATTTTCAAGTCTCGGCGGGGATGTTCACTCCGATGTCCATTCGGACAAACGATCAAAGGGGTCCGACGGTCTTCCCACAACGACTTCTAGTGACGCCTCTATCTCCACccggccccaaggccaaaaggcggccaagagagacaagcggaaaggcaagaaaaaggccgaagagacgtcggaggataaccaaaaagctctcgggtacatggcgaatatggtgaatgcaatggaaacgttctcccaagttcaacgtgacctcgccgatagcatgttgatgagccgggacacctctcaaatgaatcccgacgaATTGGCGTTTCACATGTGCAAGGTGGCGGAGAACAAGCAACGACACAACATCCCgtagatttttaggattttttattttatgtttgttttaatttaagtaatttaggattttaatttcttgtatttcttttatttctaacaatgtaggatttgaattttaattcaatgaaattttaatttcttaattattgtaaaatggaaactagaataaaactaattcaaacataaaataaaatctattgcacccatagtgagtgcaataccattgtgggagtgggtgcaatagaagtgggacccattctattgcacccactatgggtgcaagcattgtggatgctcttagatgTTTAGCGTTATTTTAATTAACACACATGTACACACTCACATATACTCCTCTCTCAACCTCTCTCTCTAGCCGGACTGGTACACGGCGCTGCCCCCGGCGAGCGCCTCCATCATCGGCCCATCTCCATCCTCCCCCTatcctctctctcccttccctcttccctctctccatctctctctctccacctcTCGTTAGGAACAGGGCGTACGCCCCTTGTGCCAGAGACAGAGAACGGTCGCTGTCTCCTTCGTCCTCCTGCGCCGCCGGGCTCGCGGTGAAGagtcgccaccgccgccgcctccgtcgtCGGCCAGCTCGATTCACCAGCAAACAGAAATCGAaaccaaaaatcaaaataaaatcgaAACCAAAATTGAGACCCACAAACAGAAATCCACAAATCCACAAGTATTGAAGACAAAATcgaaacaaaaatcaaaaccagATCTACCCAAAAACATCGAAACATTGAAGACAAAAATTGAAACAATTCCTTCGTACTCCATCGCCGCGCTACTACTACGGTTCACTCAAAGGGGGTGGAGCAGGTGGATCGACGGGCGTTGGTGGCGATGGAGGCAGCAGATCGACGGGCGGTGGTGGCCGAGAATgagggagtgagagagagagagagaggcagagacTAGGGCGCGGCGAGTTGCGAGAGAGGGGAGAGCGAAGCCAGCAGCGACGCTCTTCAACGGCGAGAGAGAGAAGCGAAGGCGGCGATATTTTTGAACACTCTCTTGACTATGTGTATGTGAGAATGGAGGAAGAGAGGACcgaaaggaaaaataattaggGGGAAATGATGTTAAGAAGATAATTAGTGAATTAATTAAAGCCTTAAGTAACCCCTTATTATTTCCCAAAATAGAAACGTGTCATTTAGGTTGGGACAATTCAAAATGGAATACGTGTcattaataatgggacggagggagtaatatatttagcTTAATATTTACATAGCTCAACTCATAGCCCAGTCcaatctccaaaaaaaaaaaaactaacataataataaaaattcatttatttttattaaagagagaatatttttttaaaaaaatgtacaGATGCAATTCTTTATGTGCTTCAAATGTACCTATTGTTGAATCAATAAAAAGAGTATAACTATATGTTATATTATGTGATTGATTTTTAGTgttcgtttggttcaagtagaggaatggaaagggaatgaaatcaaataaaggagtagaatggtaacaataaccattacttttattgagtgtttggttaaacaatgaaaatgaatcattagtaagggatttcctatcttttgtttctcctttattttgaggggtaacaaattaaGTGATTGGGTTACCCTTAAGTAAGGGTAATGCCTAACTCATtatccaaaccaaacaattAAGTAacagattcaattaattgaatccctttccaacctctaaaaattaaagacccaaccaaacgtgggtTTAATCCTAAAGCCATTAAAATTCTAATTAGACACAAAACGAACTGTACAAGTTGTCCAAAATTTTTTGGCTCGGAGGTTACTGCCCTCAAACCCCCTGTACAATACCTTCAAATTTTATGCTTCAACAAGTTCAACCCCTCTATAtacaaatcctggatccgcccctgatcATGGCAGGACCGGAGGAGGATAAGGCCTTTCTTCCAAAAGATATTCGTGACATTTTGGCGGCAGCTAGATATAGTTTTTTATTGGAGTTTATCATATATTTCGTTCGGTAAATAAAGCCGATTATAGTCTCGCGCAATTTGCGCGTCATGTTGAACACTTGATGAGGTGGACGGAGTATTACCCATCTTGGCTAAGGGATATTGTACGGAAAGATTTGgagtaataatattataagGTGTTTGtctcaaaaaaaagaagaaaaaagacaattaatatttaatacgCCGGTTTagttttacataaaatattagCACATGATGCATAAAAATCAGTATAaaaatgtgaattttttttccccttcttcTCTTAAAATGTTTGAATTAAATTTTGTGAATACGAGCAAGTCGCCTAAGTTGTTCTctcatttagaaaaaaaaaaactttttcatTCCATAAGAATAAGGATAACTAGacaatttataatatatatagcaCTAATGAAAGTACTCAAATATAAGTTCAACACATGATTATAGTTTCATGTCTTTGAGCTAGCTCATGAGTATAGTAATAGCttattaattt
It contains:
- the LOC130994960 gene encoding glutaredoxin-C6-like, whose protein sequence is MQGLRRYALPGDGDGGIRLELTPSAASPLAIDVAESTETRLRRLTSENPVIIFARSACCMCHVMKRLLSAVGVHPTVIELEEDEIAALNRAAAPALYIGGACVGGLESVVALHLNNSLVPKLVEVGVVSEGIYIS